From one Catenuloplanes nepalensis genomic stretch:
- a CDS encoding MmpS family transport accessory protein, which yields MTEPHPPSHQPEQPNPWARPPEGAPEQPVQYGPPPGPYGPPPTANWAYDPQQPPMGPPPQQRQRSLRPILAVIVAAVVLLCAGTVVAGVLVFNQARDAAQDILPSFPPPPSLAPEPSRPAPTGSPQGTEDPFDIPGLPELPDLDDLLPTGTGVTASPDATVVYEVSGPADAAITYTEAGTAPKSERDVKLPWRKEFTLGSETPLLSVTGIHFGTAGSELTCRITLDGKEVVKRTASGNAATATCSQFVMVS from the coding sequence ATGACCGAGCCCCACCCGCCGTCCCACCAGCCCGAGCAGCCCAACCCGTGGGCCCGGCCGCCGGAGGGCGCGCCCGAGCAGCCCGTGCAGTACGGTCCGCCGCCCGGCCCGTACGGCCCACCGCCCACCGCGAACTGGGCCTATGACCCGCAGCAGCCGCCGATGGGGCCGCCGCCTCAGCAGCGGCAGCGTTCGCTGAGGCCGATCCTCGCGGTCATCGTGGCGGCCGTGGTGCTGCTCTGCGCGGGCACGGTCGTGGCCGGCGTGCTGGTCTTCAACCAGGCGCGGGACGCGGCCCAGGACATCCTGCCCTCGTTCCCGCCGCCGCCCTCCCTCGCCCCGGAGCCGAGCCGGCCGGCGCCGACCGGTAGCCCTCAGGGGACGGAGGACCCGTTCGATATCCCCGGCCTGCCCGAGCTGCCCGACCTGGACGACCTGCTCCCGACCGGGACCGGCGTCACCGCGAGCCCGGACGCGACGGTGGTCTACGAGGTCAGCGGCCCGGCCGACGCCGCGATCACGTACACCGAGGCCGGCACCGCACCGAAGTCCGAGCGGGACGTGAAGCTGCCGTGGCGGAAGGAGTTCACGCTCGGCTCGGAGACGCCGCTGCTGAGCGTGACCGGCATCCACTTCGGCACCGCCGGCTCGGAACTCACCTGCCGGATCACGCTGGACGGCAAGGAAGTCGTGAAGCGGACCGCGTCCGGCAACGCCGCCACCGCTACCTGTTCGCAGTTCGTCATGGTTTCGTAG
- a CDS encoding NAD(P)H-hydrate dehydratase: MRGVWRVADVRAAEEALMREVPEGTLMQRAAAGLARRCALLLDRVYGAHVLLLVGAGNNGGDALFAGALLARRGAQVTALLLSPDRAHPAGLAELRRSGGLVRTRWSEKIVADLVMDGIVGIGATGGLREPAATIVGTLRARTPRPIMVAVDVPSGVDVDTGAVDGPAVRADITVTFGVLKPALVIGPAAPLAGHVELCGIGIAPQAAPALRIAGAEDVEEWWPRLSAGSEKYNRGVVGIATGSHTYPGAAVLSTAGALAGPTGMVRYAGTARAEVVRAHPSVVGSDSVAGAGRVQAWLCGSGIGTDADARTALHDVLATDLPVVLDADALTMLVDGSAADRLRDRDAPLVITPHDREFARLGGEPGRDRAAAARGLAARMNAVVLLKGDRTIVAAPDGTAWVNPTGTPELATGGTGDVLAGLLASLLAAGLPATRAAVTAAYLHGLAGRIAAERGPVTAPDVATALRDAVATIIQ; the protein is encoded by the coding sequence ATGCGGGGCGTGTGGCGGGTCGCCGACGTTCGGGCGGCCGAAGAGGCGCTGATGCGTGAGGTTCCGGAGGGCACGCTCATGCAGCGTGCCGCCGCCGGGCTGGCCCGCCGCTGCGCGCTGCTGCTGGACCGGGTCTACGGTGCCCACGTGCTGCTGCTGGTCGGCGCCGGGAACAACGGCGGCGACGCGCTCTTCGCGGGCGCGCTGCTGGCCCGCCGCGGCGCGCAGGTCACCGCGCTGCTGCTGAGCCCCGACCGCGCCCACCCGGCCGGGCTGGCCGAGCTGCGCCGGTCCGGCGGCCTCGTCCGTACCCGCTGGTCCGAAAAGATCGTCGCGGACCTGGTGATGGACGGCATCGTCGGCATCGGTGCCACCGGCGGCCTGCGCGAGCCCGCCGCCACGATCGTCGGCACGCTGCGGGCCCGGACGCCACGCCCGATCATGGTCGCGGTCGACGTGCCCAGCGGCGTCGACGTGGACACCGGCGCGGTCGACGGGCCGGCCGTCCGGGCGGACATCACGGTCACGTTCGGCGTGCTCAAGCCGGCGCTGGTGATCGGCCCGGCCGCGCCGCTCGCCGGCCACGTCGAACTGTGCGGCATCGGCATCGCGCCGCAGGCCGCACCGGCGCTGCGGATCGCCGGCGCCGAGGACGTCGAGGAGTGGTGGCCCCGGCTGAGCGCCGGCTCGGAGAAGTACAACCGGGGCGTCGTCGGCATCGCCACCGGCTCACACACCTATCCTGGCGCCGCCGTGCTCTCCACCGCCGGCGCACTGGCCGGACCGACCGGAATGGTGCGATACGCCGGGACCGCGCGCGCCGAGGTCGTCCGGGCGCACCCGTCCGTGGTGGGCTCGGACTCCGTCGCCGGCGCCGGCCGCGTCCAGGCCTGGCTCTGCGGCTCCGGCATCGGCACCGACGCGGACGCCCGCACCGCGCTGCACGACGTGCTCGCCACCGACCTGCCGGTCGTACTGGACGCGGACGCGCTCACCATGCTGGTCGACGGCTCCGCGGCCGACCGGCTCCGCGACCGCGACGCACCGCTGGTGATCACGCCGCACGACCGCGAGTTCGCCCGGCTGGGCGGCGAACCCGGCCGGGACCGCGCGGCCGCCGCGCGCGGCCTGGCCGCCCGGATGAACGCGGTGGTACTGCTCAAGGGCGACCGCACGATCGTCGCCGCACCGGACGGCACCGCCTGGGTCAATCCGACCGGCACGCCCGAGCTGGCCACCGGCGGCACCGGCGACGTGCTGGCCGGCCTGCTCGCGTCGCTGCTGGCCGCGGGTCTGCCGGCGACCCGGGCCGCGGTAACGGCCGCCTACCTGCACGGTCTCGCGGGCCGCATCGCTGCGGAACGCGGCCCGGTCACGGCCCCCGACGTGGCGACCGCGCTGCGCGACGCCGTCGCCACGATCATTCAATAG
- a CDS encoding pyridoxal phosphate-dependent aminotransferase — protein sequence MRPFGTTIFAEMSALAVRTGAVNLGQGFPDTDGPPEMLAAAEAALRGGRNQYPPGPGIPELRAAVARHQRRFWNLGYDPDGEILITAGATEAIAATILALCEPGDEVVCFEPFYDSYAASIALAGAVRRPVTLFTGESGDFVFDPDQLRAAFSDRTRLVLLNSPHNPTGKVFTASELSLIASLCREWDVHAVTDEVYEHLVFTDSPAPHVPLATLDGMRERTLRISSAGKTFSCTGWKIGWVSGPRELISAVTRVKQFLTYVNGAPFQPAVAVALDLPDTYYRDFRDGLQARRDRLAAGLAAAGLRVLPSRGTYFITADIAGVPDSTDGIAFCRELPARAGVAAIPTQVFYDDPESARTLVRFAFCKREEVIDEAVRRLTGR from the coding sequence ATGCGCCCGTTCGGCACCACGATCTTCGCGGAGATGTCCGCGCTCGCGGTCCGGACGGGCGCGGTCAACCTCGGCCAGGGCTTCCCGGACACGGACGGGCCGCCGGAGATGCTGGCCGCCGCGGAGGCGGCGCTGCGCGGCGGCCGGAATCAGTACCCGCCGGGCCCGGGCATCCCGGAGCTGCGCGCCGCGGTCGCGCGTCACCAGCGGCGGTTCTGGAATCTGGGTTACGACCCGGACGGCGAGATCCTGATCACGGCGGGCGCGACCGAGGCGATCGCGGCGACGATCCTGGCGCTGTGCGAGCCGGGCGACGAGGTGGTCTGCTTCGAGCCGTTCTACGACTCGTACGCCGCGTCGATCGCGCTGGCCGGGGCGGTGCGGCGGCCGGTGACCCTCTTCACCGGCGAGTCGGGGGACTTCGTGTTCGATCCGGATCAGCTGCGGGCGGCGTTCTCGGACCGGACCCGGCTGGTGCTGCTCAACTCGCCGCACAATCCGACCGGCAAGGTCTTCACCGCGTCCGAGTTGTCGCTCATCGCCTCGCTGTGCCGTGAGTGGGATGTGCATGCCGTCACGGACGAGGTCTACGAGCACCTGGTCTTCACGGACAGCCCGGCCCCGCACGTCCCGCTGGCCACGCTGGACGGCATGCGGGAGCGCACGCTGCGCATCTCCTCGGCCGGCAAGACCTTCTCCTGCACCGGCTGGAAGATCGGCTGGGTCAGCGGCCCCCGCGAGCTGATCAGCGCGGTCACCCGGGTCAAGCAGTTCCTGACGTACGTCAACGGTGCGCCGTTCCAGCCCGCGGTCGCGGTCGCGCTGGACCTGCCGGACACGTACTACCGGGACTTCCGGGACGGCCTGCAGGCCCGCCGGGACCGGCTCGCGGCCGGACTGGCCGCCGCCGGGCTGCGCGTGCTGCCCTCCCGGGGCACCTACTTCATCACGGCCGACATCGCAGGCGTCCCGGACAGCACCGACGGCATCGCGTTCTGCCGGGAACTGCCCGCGCGGGCCGGCGTCGCGGCGATCCCCACCCAGGTCTTCTACGACGACCCGGAGTCCGCGCGGACGTTGGTCCGGTTCGCGTTCTGCAAGCGCGAGGAGGTCATCGACGAGGCGGTCAGGCGCCTGACCGGACGGTAG
- a CDS encoding bifunctional polysaccharide deacetylase/glycosyltransferase family 2 protein: protein MRRWFLLIGTLTFVVGLLLVNGVVTSRLGAADVPVAGRAHPPERHVVLAFDGGPDPAFTPAILGVLAEHDVPAVFFMTGARIARHPGIVRDVREAGHQIGIDTPTTRYALAGAANVTSTLLRDVGTTRESRDGDPDATLTDIRRAVLPPGGEGAVVRFQGGDRTAAALDAVIPELRRAGYTFTTLRDEPVNPAPTGAERALGLGLVGAVQVAWTAGSWFTVALLMLGVLLLARCALLIFKRRAGPAAGYDRRVTVVVPVHNAEDRITEVLGSFGPADVIVVDDGSTDGTAKLAEAHPGVTVLRQRHAGRAAALNTGIVHATTDVVVLTDGETILAPDTVRALVQPFGDPAVGAVAADTGSGARQRAYDALRCLPTVPGAAGAYRREALRQVDGLSDDTLAEDTDLTLAVVRAGWRVVHAPRARVRARPRPHAADYGDMQAIWKHRRVLVESGPGGRHGRRTLLALLLFHTLLPLLAPLIDVYLIYGLLFLDPAPTAAIWIGMLALQVIGGGWREIARRPLTYPMLIAASRHGHRRPRRTRGLEALMGARLPTGSAATTVRSGA from the coding sequence GTGAGGCGCTGGTTTCTGCTCATCGGGACGCTGACGTTCGTCGTCGGACTGCTGCTGGTCAACGGCGTGGTGACGAGCCGGCTCGGTGCCGCCGACGTGCCGGTCGCGGGCAGGGCCCACCCGCCGGAGCGACATGTGGTGCTCGCCTTCGACGGCGGCCCGGACCCGGCGTTCACGCCCGCGATCCTGGGCGTGCTTGCCGAGCATGACGTGCCCGCGGTCTTCTTCATGACCGGCGCGCGTATCGCGCGGCACCCCGGCATCGTGCGCGACGTGCGGGAGGCCGGCCACCAGATCGGCATCGACACCCCCACCACGCGGTACGCGCTGGCCGGCGCCGCGAACGTCACCAGCACGCTGCTCCGCGACGTGGGGACCACGCGGGAGAGCCGGGACGGCGACCCGGACGCGACGCTGACCGACATCCGGCGTGCGGTGCTGCCGCCGGGCGGCGAGGGCGCGGTCGTGCGCTTCCAGGGCGGCGACCGGACCGCGGCCGCGCTCGACGCGGTGATCCCGGAGCTGAGGCGGGCCGGTTACACGTTCACCACGCTGCGGGACGAGCCGGTCAACCCGGCCCCCACCGGCGCGGAGCGGGCGCTCGGGCTCGGGCTGGTCGGCGCGGTGCAGGTGGCGTGGACCGCGGGGAGCTGGTTCACGGTCGCGTTGCTGATGCTCGGCGTGCTGCTGCTGGCGCGGTGCGCGTTGTTGATCTTCAAGCGGCGGGCCGGTCCCGCGGCCGGCTACGACCGCCGGGTCACCGTCGTCGTACCGGTACACAACGCCGAGGACCGCATCACGGAGGTGCTCGGCTCGTTCGGCCCGGCCGATGTGATCGTGGTCGACGACGGGTCCACCGACGGCACCGCGAAACTGGCCGAAGCCCACCCGGGCGTCACCGTGCTGCGTCAGCGGCACGCGGGCCGGGCCGCCGCGCTGAACACCGGCATCGTGCACGCCACCACGGACGTGGTGGTGCTGACGGACGGCGAGACGATCCTCGCGCCGGACACCGTGCGCGCGCTGGTGCAGCCGTTCGGCGATCCGGCGGTCGGCGCGGTCGCGGCCGACACCGGCTCCGGCGCGCGACAGCGGGCGTACGACGCGCTGCGCTGCCTGCCCACGGTCCCGGGCGCGGCCGGTGCGTACCGGCGGGAGGCGCTGCGGCAGGTCGACGGGCTCTCCGATGACACGCTCGCCGAGGACACCGACCTGACCCTCGCGGTGGTCCGGGCCGGCTGGCGGGTGGTCCACGCACCGCGGGCGCGAGTGCGGGCCCGGCCGCGTCCGCACGCCGCGGATTACGGCGACATGCAGGCGATATGGAAGCACCGGCGGGTGCTGGTCGAGTCCGGTCCCGGTGGTCGCCACGGGCGGCGAACACTGCTCGCGCTGCTGCTCTTCCACACGCTGCTGCCGCTGCTCGCGCCGCTGATCGACGTGTACCTGATCTACGGCCTGCTCTTCCTCGATCCGGCACCGACCGCGGCGATCTGGATCGGCATGCTGGCGCTCCAGGTGATCGGCGGCGGGTGGCGGGAGATCGCCCGGCGGCCGCTGACGTACCCGATGCTGATCGCGGCCTCCCGCCACGGCCACCGGCGGCCGCGGCGCACCCGCGGGCTGGAGGCGCTGATGGGTGCGCGGCTGCCCACCGGGTCGGCCGCGACTACCGTCCGGTCAGGCGCCTGA
- a CDS encoding holo-ACP synthase, producing the protein MIVSVGMDVVLVERFVRALERTPQLADRLFTAGERHTSSGNPRPAESLAARFAAKEAVAKALGAPSGLRWHDCEVVSDAAGRPWLTVSGTVAAAAVECGITRWHLSLSHDGGIASAMVVAES; encoded by the coding sequence GTGATCGTCTCCGTCGGCATGGACGTGGTGCTCGTCGAGCGGTTCGTCCGTGCGCTGGAACGGACGCCGCAACTCGCGGACCGTCTGTTCACCGCGGGCGAGCGGCACACCTCCTCCGGCAACCCGCGGCCGGCCGAGTCGCTGGCCGCCCGGTTCGCCGCGAAGGAGGCGGTCGCGAAGGCGCTCGGCGCACCCTCGGGACTGCGCTGGCACGACTGCGAGGTGGTCTCGGACGCGGCCGGCCGGCCGTGGCTGACCGTGTCCGGCACGGTCGCGGCCGCCGCCGTCGAATGTGGCATCACCCGCTGGCACCTGTCCCTGTCGCACGACGGCGGCATCGCGTCCGCCATGGTGGTAGCCGAGAGCTAG
- the ung gene encoding uracil-DNA glycosylase codes for MSLDLVSLLPAPWQAVLAPHLDVERTRKLGEFVAGEYETQTVYPPVEDLFTTYRLCPPDRVRVLLLGQDPYFKAGQAHGMSFSVREGVRVPPSLRNVFKEIAADVGAGMPSTGDLTPWAEQGVLLLNSIMTVREGKAGSHAKKGWEEFTDATISAVNELDTRVVFMLWGSYARKKAALVTNPQHVVLEAGHPSPMNPAGFLGTRPFSACNKALADAGLAPIDWSLTPA; via the coding sequence ATGTCCCTCGACCTCGTCAGCCTGCTGCCCGCGCCGTGGCAGGCCGTCCTCGCGCCGCACCTGGACGTCGAGCGCACGCGCAAGCTGGGCGAGTTCGTCGCGGGCGAATACGAGACGCAGACCGTCTATCCCCCGGTCGAGGACCTGTTCACCACCTACCGGCTGTGCCCGCCGGACCGGGTGCGGGTGCTGCTGCTCGGCCAGGACCCCTACTTCAAGGCCGGCCAGGCGCACGGCATGAGCTTCAGCGTCCGCGAGGGCGTCCGGGTGCCCCCGTCGCTGCGCAACGTCTTCAAGGAGATCGCGGCCGACGTCGGCGCGGGCATGCCCAGCACCGGCGACCTGACCCCGTGGGCCGAGCAGGGCGTGCTGCTGCTCAACTCGATCATGACGGTCCGCGAGGGCAAGGCCGGCTCGCACGCCAAGAAGGGCTGGGAGGAGTTCACGGACGCCACCATCAGCGCGGTGAACGAGCTGGACACGCGCGTGGTCTTCATGCTCTGGGGCAGCTACGCCCGGAAGAAGGCGGCGCTGGTCACCAACCCGCAGCACGTGGTGTTGGAGGCCGGCCACCCCAGCCCGATGAACCCGGCCGGTTTCCTCGGCACCCGCCCGTTCAGCGCGTGCAACAAGGCTCTCGCTGACGCCGGCCTGGCCCCGATCGACTGGTCGCTCACCCCGGCCTGA
- a CDS encoding alpha/beta hydrolase has translation MAVTYERLWQASPPSWRESAAAWRDLAASGARRALELASGAVAVTRAWSGAGADAAITRLRRLRDDLEAGRLAHLETAGVLTEYATALQTAKARLAAAVRAAEAAGLAVERSGAVAGPASATSGGQPAPESGPSAPGGGPPPPERGPSVSEGGPSVAVGGPEAMRVAAEIQAALTAAERADAEAAARLGELARAAGSGWESTPPGQRPAPGAVPAEVRRWWDALTPARRRWLIRHEPTLVGGLDGVPVAARDLANRSLLELALEAARLGLPVDGLRSGAPADGVSLTGADLRGAIPGGAAYARDAALIASLERLADQVAADADPPRFLVRFDPERDGRAVVAVGDPDRSAAVVTCVPGMTSDLASLGGELDRAARLAEAATALDPARRTAAVLWLDYDAPDFVGEAAAETPARDAAPALHRFQEGLRASHEGDPARQTVLGHSYGTLVAGVTARDLGLDADGLVLLASPGAGVEHATRLGVPEVWASTSITDPIQHVPVSLLAAATDAAAVTGVPVLGTAFAFSSPEESLWHGHNPADPGFGALAFPSQADAGHLGYWDRGGTALDALSRITLGLPLDATE, from the coding sequence GTGGCGGTGACCTATGAGCGGTTGTGGCAGGCCAGTCCGCCGTCCTGGCGGGAGTCCGCGGCGGCGTGGCGTGACCTCGCGGCCTCGGGTGCGCGCCGCGCGCTGGAGTTGGCGTCCGGCGCGGTCGCGGTGACGCGTGCCTGGTCCGGCGCCGGGGCCGACGCGGCGATCACCCGCCTGCGGCGGCTGCGTGACGACCTTGAGGCGGGCCGGCTCGCGCACCTGGAGACCGCCGGCGTCCTGACGGAATATGCGACGGCGCTGCAGACCGCGAAGGCGCGGCTGGCGGCGGCGGTGCGCGCGGCCGAGGCTGCGGGCCTCGCGGTGGAGCGCTCGGGCGCGGTGGCCGGCCCGGCGTCCGCGACCAGCGGCGGGCAGCCGGCACCCGAGAGCGGACCGTCGGCACCCGGGGGCGGACCACCGCCGCCCGAACGCGGGCCGTCGGTGTCCGAGGGCGGGCCGTCGGTGGCCGTCGGCGGGCCGGAGGCGATGCGGGTGGCGGCGGAGATCCAGGCCGCGCTGACGGCGGCGGAGCGGGCGGATGCGGAGGCGGCGGCGCGGCTCGGCGAGCTTGCCCGGGCGGCCGGCAGCGGGTGGGAGAGCACGCCGCCCGGGCAGCGGCCGGCTCCCGGCGCGGTCCCGGCCGAGGTGCGCCGGTGGTGGGACGCGCTCACCCCGGCGCGGCGGCGCTGGCTGATCCGGCACGAGCCGACACTGGTCGGCGGCCTGGACGGGGTGCCGGTCGCCGCGCGTGACCTGGCCAACCGCTCGCTCCTGGAGCTGGCGCTGGAGGCGGCCCGGCTGGGCCTGCCGGTTGACGGGTTGCGCAGCGGCGCGCCGGCCGACGGCGTCAGCCTCACCGGCGCCGACCTGCGGGGCGCGATCCCGGGCGGCGCGGCCTATGCGCGGGACGCCGCGCTGATCGCGTCGCTGGAGCGGCTCGCCGATCAGGTGGCCGCCGATGCCGATCCGCCGCGATTCCTGGTGCGGTTCGATCCGGAGCGGGACGGCCGGGCGGTGGTGGCGGTCGGCGACCCCGACCGCAGCGCGGCCGTGGTGACCTGCGTGCCGGGCATGACCAGCGATCTGGCCTCGCTCGGCGGCGAGCTGGACCGGGCCGCGCGGCTGGCCGAGGCCGCGACCGCGCTGGACCCGGCGCGGCGCACCGCGGCCGTGCTGTGGCTGGACTACGACGCGCCGGACTTCGTGGGCGAGGCCGCGGCCGAGACGCCAGCCCGGGATGCCGCGCCCGCGCTGCACCGGTTCCAGGAGGGGCTGCGCGCGTCGCACGAGGGCGATCCGGCGCGGCAGACCGTCCTGGGCCACAGCTACGGCACGCTGGTCGCGGGTGTGACCGCCCGCGATCTCGGGCTCGACGCGGACGGTCTGGTGCTGCTCGCCTCGCCGGGCGCCGGGGTCGAGCACGCGACGCGGCTGGGCGTGCCGGAGGTGTGGGCGAGCACGTCGATCACCGACCCGATCCAGCACGTGCCGGTGTCCCTGCTGGCCGCCGCGACCGACGCGGCGGCCGTGACCGGGGTTCCGGTTCTGGGCACCGCGTTCGCCTTCAGCTCGCCCGAAGAGAGCTTGTGGCACGGGCACAACCCGGCCGACCCGGGCTTCGGCGCGCTCGCGTTCCCCAGCCAGGCCGACGCGGGACACCTCGGTTACTGGGATCGCGGCGGGACCGCCCTGGACGCACTGTCCCGCATCACGCTCGGCCTGCCCCTCGACGCCACGGAATGA
- the glmS gene encoding glutamine--fructose-6-phosphate transaminase (isomerizing) produces the protein MCGIVGYVGDRPALSIVLDGLRRLEYRGYDSAGVAIVGDGTLHTEKKAGKLANLEKALAEGAASGITTGTTGIGHTRWATHGGPTDRNAHPHVSQDGRVAVIHNGIIENFARLRAELEALGVEFSSETDTEVAAHLLSIALTEVNSEGQAGPHALAEAMRRVSRRLEGAFTLLAVDTAIPGAVVGARRNSPLVVGRGEGENYLASDVSAFIEHTREAVELGQDQVVLITPEGIEITGFDGTAVEGKPFHIDWDASAAEKGGYDYFMLKEIAEQPQAVADTLLGRLTEAGEIVLDEVRLTEQDLRDVDKIFIVACGTAYHSGLVAKYAIEHWTRIPCEVETASEFRYRDPVLDRSTLVIAISQSGETMDTLMALRHAKEQKARVLAICNTNGSTIPRESDAVLYTHGGPEVAVASTKAFLTQLVACYLIGLHLAQVRGIKYADEVGAVVQQLQEMPDKLRTVLESMEPVRKLARDLASAQQVLFIGRHVGYPVALEGALKLKELAYMHAEGFAAGELKHGPIALIDQGTPVVCIVPSPAGRGVLHDKIVSNIQEIRARGARTIVIAEEGDDAVVPYADELIRVPRTPTLLAPLVTTVPLQVLSCEIASSRGHDVDQPRNLAKSVTVE, from the coding sequence ATGTGCGGAATCGTGGGTTACGTCGGCGACCGGCCGGCACTGAGCATCGTGTTGGACGGGCTGCGGCGTCTCGAGTACCGGGGTTATGACTCGGCGGGCGTCGCCATCGTCGGTGACGGCACGCTGCACACCGAGAAGAAGGCGGGCAAGCTCGCCAACCTGGAGAAGGCGCTGGCCGAGGGCGCGGCGAGCGGCATCACGACCGGCACCACCGGCATCGGCCACACCCGCTGGGCCACACACGGCGGACCCACCGACCGCAACGCCCACCCGCACGTCTCCCAGGACGGCCGCGTCGCGGTCATCCACAACGGCATCATCGAGAACTTCGCCCGGCTCCGCGCCGAGTTGGAGGCGCTCGGCGTCGAGTTCAGCAGCGAGACCGACACCGAGGTCGCCGCCCACCTGCTCTCCATCGCGCTCACCGAGGTCAACTCCGAGGGGCAGGCCGGCCCGCACGCGCTCGCCGAGGCGATGCGCCGCGTCTCCCGCCGGCTGGAGGGCGCGTTCACGCTGCTCGCCGTGGACACCGCGATCCCGGGCGCGGTCGTCGGCGCCCGCCGCAACTCGCCCCTCGTGGTCGGCCGCGGTGAGGGAGAGAACTACCTGGCCAGCGACGTCTCCGCGTTCATCGAGCACACCCGCGAGGCGGTCGAGCTCGGCCAGGACCAGGTCGTGCTGATCACGCCGGAGGGCATCGAGATCACCGGCTTCGACGGCACCGCGGTCGAGGGCAAGCCGTTCCACATCGACTGGGACGCGTCCGCCGCCGAGAAGGGCGGCTACGACTACTTCATGCTCAAGGAGATCGCGGAGCAGCCGCAGGCGGTCGCGGACACGCTGCTCGGCCGGCTCACCGAGGCGGGCGAGATCGTGCTCGACGAGGTCCGCCTCACCGAGCAGGACCTGCGCGACGTCGACAAGATCTTCATCGTGGCCTGCGGCACGGCGTACCACTCGGGCCTGGTCGCGAAGTACGCGATCGAGCACTGGACGCGCATTCCGTGCGAGGTCGAGACGGCCAGCGAGTTCCGCTACCGCGACCCGGTCCTGGACCGGTCCACGCTGGTCATCGCGATCTCCCAGTCCGGCGAGACGATGGACACGCTGATGGCGCTCCGGCACGCCAAGGAGCAGAAGGCGCGCGTGCTCGCGATCTGCAACACCAACGGCTCCACCATCCCGCGCGAGTCCGACGCGGTGCTCTACACGCACGGCGGCCCCGAGGTCGCGGTCGCGTCCACCAAGGCGTTCCTCACCCAGCTCGTCGCCTGCTACCTGATCGGCCTGCACCTCGCGCAGGTCCGCGGGATCAAGTACGCGGACGAGGTCGGCGCCGTCGTCCAGCAGCTCCAGGAGATGCCGGACAAGCTGCGCACCGTGCTGGAGTCGATGGAGCCGGTCCGCAAGCTCGCCCGCGACCTCGCCTCCGCGCAGCAGGTGCTGTTCATCGGCCGGCACGTCGGCTACCCGGTGGCGCTGGAGGGCGCGCTCAAGCTCAAGGAACTGGCCTACATGCATGCGGAGGGCTTCGCCGCCGGCGAGCTCAAGCACGGCCCGATCGCGCTCATCGACCAGGGCACGCCGGTCGTCTGCATCGTCCCGTCCCCGGCCGGCCGCGGCGTCCTGCACGACAAGATCGTGTCGAACATCCAGGAGATCCGCGCCCGCGGCGCCCGCACCATCGTCATCGCCGAGGAGGGCGACGACGCCGTCGTCCCCTACGCTGACGAGCTCATCCGCGTCCCGCGCACGCCCACGCTGCTGGCCCCGCTGGTCACCACGGTCCCGCTCCAGGTGCTCTCCTGCGAGATCGCCAGTTCCCGCGGCCACGACGTCGACCAGCCCCGCAACCTGGCCAAGTCGGTCACCGTCGAATAG